The Nostoc sp. 'Peltigera membranacea cyanobiont' N6 genome contains the following window.
CACAATCCCCAGCGACAGATAGCTGAACTGATGTTGCCCCATCACGATGAATCCCGGTTTATGCTGCATACCGGGGATGTAATCTATTTAGTGGGGTCGAGTGAATACTATCAGCAGAATTTCATCGAGCCTTACCGAGAGTTTATCTTGGGGGGAGAGCATCCAAAACGGATTGCTTATGACCAGATGATTTTTAAGCTGCCTATTTTACCAGTACCGGGAAACCACGATTACTATAACTTGCCCATTTTATTGAGCTTGGCATCTCTAACAACATTACCGATTCGTCGCCTATTGCGATCGCGGTTAGACTTAGATGTAGCCTTACATGGCTCAGGAACTGGTGAGGCTTACGCACGGGCTTTTCTAGACTATCTGAAGGCGTTGCAGCTTCCAGGAGAGCTAACTAACCATTTAGATAAGTACTACACAGGTAAGACAGATACAGGTCGTTGTTTGAAGTACGAACCTGGGCATTTTACCCGCCTTCCCAATCGCTACTATACTTTTCGCTATGGCGGGATTGATTTCTTTGCCTTAGATTCTAATACATTTAACGATCCGCCACCCCTGCCTAAAACAAAACAAGGTGATGCCGATCGCAAAATCTTAGAAAAGCGTCGGGAAGATTTAGAGCAAGAAAAGCAGCAAATCATTGAAACCTCAGCCAAGCTTCGTCCTGAAAACCCCATTGAAGCCGACCAATTAGACGACTTGCACGCCAAGCTATCGCAAATCGAAGAAATTATTGTTGATATCAAGAAGCAATTAGCCAGTGACAAAACAATGCAGACTGATATCGAACAATTAGACTGGCTCAAGCAAAGATTAATTGAATCTTGGAATAATTCAGAAGTTCGGGGAAGGGTGATTTATTTCCATCATCCTCCTTACGTAACTGAGGCGACAAAATGGGAGCAAGCACAAACTTTGAGCGTTCGC
Protein-coding sequences here:
- a CDS encoding metallophosphoesterase family protein is translated as MKLVSDPAIANKIRKMNQRVKWQDPLIVERNIDQTRLMLEDGQTDDSEFSFLVVGDSGSGRHRGHNPQRQIAELMLPHHDESRFMLHTGDVIYLVGSSEYYQQNFIEPYREFILGGEHPKRIAYDQMIFKLPILPVPGNHDYYNLPILLSLASLTTLPIRRLLRSRLDLDVALHGSGTGEAYARAFLDYLKALQLPGELTNHLDKYYTGKTDTGRCLKYEPGHFTRLPNRYYTFRYGGIDFFALDSNTFNDPPPLPKTKQGDADRKILEKRREDLEQEKQQIIETSAKLRPENPIEADQLDDLHAKLSQIEEIIVDIKKQLASDKTMQTDIEQLDWLKQRLIESWNNSEVRGRVIYFHHPPYVTEATKWEQAQTLSVRDRFRGVLDAVAKEIGSLNQGRPLVDLVLNGHAHCLEHLETMDTGHADAHIHWLVCGGSGFSLRRQRIEGADLMETFGNENRLVARSHLFIGRNGQGSLKRRPYSGLRIDVKGDRQPKFIVRPLVAEWHQRQWHNSELEPLII